One stretch of Rhizoctonia solani chromosome 8, complete sequence DNA includes these proteins:
- a CDS encoding RhoGEF domain protein, producing MPMTSLAPRPGPAVIQRANSLQASDTSHTSASTTDASTSNTSASTSPTKPSPVSSIGESIGSSPIVPAQLCTIPLRVARPLPIPPTPSPALTSTSTLKLSHQESQSTLGKSSLKPSISHSQTAQRRDRSRPPPSSYIPHQADDDRWVSISVLPALAERTDTSERQVNTGARVTKHKRSASAGPKLANNPPVNPTDTKAAFPKHTTRITPTPKALPDLPSHTQPVTIRQNETSWKLEFRGVVKLVRWVSRRDKRAESGVEDERAEDLDEKELSMDRKGYSVASLGRKSRDSSAKPRPITGSAGVASRPRPISLARPHPKLDLVSDKDEEGKEPNKRRLTKSNPIMFGRTSNELKKQPSIELKKEGSKTGPANRSGRRSSSDAARKVLSGATLGIGRQPGAEGTSRPTVEADLGMALNGGGVFVPEASLSVSSNSALASFIAPVEPAAGPSTLRSSTAPVSTMSYSPPYLRNPVPVGVAPALVTQTTTTVTQTTTTTTTTTLASPSGFTSTPFAFTSYPSVTTTATVLTPVLEGQLFSSPPSIEASEFPWTTVAVGAAESAVGVAVSGGFSPVESNAISSVASVGGVSPVISALDANTGNMSTMTSSAVLPFMPNASPFMSNSTSPPLSNAASPLMSSRPSPMMSNVTSPPMSSAASPVLLSNAQLSEGAKSIPHMVSVEATATGLALNYATARSNGNSVSAQIEPVVLTRYGAATDLGHDPRYLSAPDARFGASTELPRFSAAATDIGHGTSTRATSPTPSDRYAFSDDVHEYRPSGGILRALSSADHSDAPLPMPRRPFMAARESNGSGVTFEDSSAQSSPRIGGRKKMMTMSSSEIGHGQRVGPTRHQVQRSSSSLSIAGRIIRTLSIGSNKAVQDSEAEGSRLPRKLIRKKMYSRTGSAISLVIPDGSVPPVPPLPPGVVSGPYASEHGHGDGSALGHGDSVLGHGESVQGHGQYASGFGSSSVLGHGDPSAISPAPTRNSFATTQSAPTTMSGSRKLRKRQPSKSRHSEVFGRTLASIDLNNDGAARYPPRITTQFAQMPLMGDENVLTASVCGTTDDGHLMIPIRPGLPRRTSSQRRWTIADMDDEEFLRQLEAKLSGVGGRLRQSRMLEDFAMGVDGDMIDLGPEDEQRSHSDDSLAEREWARARRAMMCVREIVRTEKSYMRHLNGFINSEDGAGMSPILAEHLPRLIETSRMFCARLEEDPSAKGVSNAFLDVEEVLDATFVQWSGVVGEVISSTQQRTDSQATSEDGHTSSAGVGSGSSWIRRRSATASSAIQPAFLSMTPVNGGNSKNKKSARGTKSKKMTEQDVVIMPTQRAIRYVLMYRELLLHTPVTSASRPLVERALQGATRIARRCDEAQNHADHILSPPSQ from the exons ATGCCCATGACATCCCTCGCCCCGCGTCCCGGCCCGGCTGTTATCCAACGCGCCAACTCATTGCAGGCGTCGGATACATCACACACAAGCGCCTCTACGACTGATGCGAGTACATCGAATACCAGTGCTTCGACGTCGCCAACCAAGCCCTCACCGGTATCGAGCATAGGAGAGAGTATCGGCTCCAGCCCCATAGTGCCCGCCCAACTGTGCACAATCCCTCTACGAGTTGCCCGCCCACTTCCCATTCCCCCCACCCCATCACCCGCGCTCACTTCTACCAGCACCCTCAAGCTCTCCCACCAAGAGTCCCAGAGCACCCTGGGGAAATCTTCCCTCAAACCTTCCATTTCTCACTCTCAGACCGCTCAAAGACGGGATCGTAGCCGGCCTCCGCCCTCCTCGTACATCCCGCATCAGGCCGATGATGACCGTTGGGTTTCCATATCGGTGTTACCAGCACTTGCCGAACGCACAGACACTA GCGAGCGCCAAGTGAACACCGGTGCTCGAGTGACGAAGCACAAGCGCTCTGCCTCGGCTGGTCCGAAACTCGCCAATAACCCACCTGTTAATCCGACCGACACCAAAGCGGCATTCCCCAAGCACACCACCCGAATAACGCCCACTCCCAAAGCGCTTCCGGATTTGCCATCCCACACACAGCCGGTCACTATACGTCAAAATGAAACCTCCTGGAAGCTCGAGTTTCGAGGGGTGGTTAAACTGGTCAGATGGGTTTCGCGTCGCGACAAACGCGCTGAAAGCGGAGTGGAGGACGAGAGGGCAGAGGATCTGGACGAGAAAGAACTCAGCATGGATAGAAAAGGCTATTCAGTTGCATCGCTCGGCCGGAAGAGTCGGGATAGCTCTGCTAAACCTCGCCCCATCACTGGCTCCGCAGGGGTAGCGTCTAGGCCTCGTCCAATAAGCTTGGCTCGGCCGCACCCCAAGTTGGACCTCGTGAGCGACAAAGATGAAGAGGGCAAAGAACCTAACAAGAGGAGGTTGACCAAATCGAATCCTATCATGTTTGGGAGGACTAGTAACGAGCTCAAAAAACAACCGAGCATCGAACTCAAGAAGGAAGGCTCGAAAACTGGGCCTGCCAACCGGTCGGGACGACGATCGAGCTCAGATGCCGCGCGGAAAGTGCTGTCGGGCGCAACTCTCGGTATCGGTCGGCAACCGGGCGCTGAAGGAACAAGTAGGCCAACCGTTGAAGCGGACTTGGGAATGGCGCTCAATGGCGGAGGTGTTTTTGTGCCAGAAGCCTCGCTCTCTGTATCTTCGAACTCCGCTCTAGCTTCGTTCATCGCTCCTGTTGAACCTGCTGCAGGCCCATCGACTCTGAGAAGTAGTACTGCACCCGTTTCGACTATGAGTTACTCGCCTCCTTACTTGCGCAATCCAGTCCCTGTTGGAGTGGCACCGGCATTGGTCACGCAAACAACCACTACCGTTACGCAAACAACCACTACCACAACTACTACGACACTAGCTTCACCCAGTGGGTTTACGTCTACACCATTCGCATTTACCTCCTACCCTTCTGTGACCACAACGGCTACAGTACTCACACCTGTTCTCGAAGGACAGCTTTTCTCGTCCCCTCCATCTATCGAGGCGTCCGAGTTCCCTTGGACGACGGTTGCTGTCGGAGCTGCAGAGTCGGCAGTGGGCGTGGCCGTCAGCGGAGGGTTTTCTCCAGTCGAGAGTAATGCGATTTCGTCTGTTGCGAGCGTGGGAGGTGTGTCCCCGGTTATTTCCGCTCTCGATGCGAACACGGGCAACATGTCGACGATGACATCTAGTGCTGTTTTGCCTTTTATGCCTAATGCGTCGCCCTTCATGTCAAACTCAACTTCGCCCCCACTGTCTAACGCGGCATCGCCCCTCATGTCCAGCCGGCCCTCGCCAATGATGTCCAACGTGACCTCTCCTCCCATGAGCAGCGCCGCTTCACCCGTTCTCTTGTCCAACGCGCAGCTTTCTGAAGGTGCAAAATCTATACCCCACATGGTTTCGGTCGAGGCAACTGCCACGGGCTTGGCCCTGAACTACGCTACTGCGCGCTCAAACGGGAATAGTGTTTCGGCACAG ATCGAGCCAGTCGTGTTGACAAGGTATGGCGCCGCAACCGATCTAGGACATGACCCTCGTTATTTGTCGGCGCCGGATGCGCGTTTCGGCGCCTCGACCGAACTTCCTCGCTTCTCCGCAGCTGCAACCGACATTGGCCACGGAACCTCGACTCGGGCGACGTCACCTACGCCTTCGGACCGTTACGCCTTTTCCGATGACGTGCATGAGTACCGGCCTTCGGGTGGGATACTTCGGGCTCTTTCTAGCGCGGACCATTCGGACGCTCCGTTGCCTATGCCTCGCCGACCGTTTATGGCTGCGCGTGAATCTAACGGGAGTGGTGTCACGTTTGAGGATAGCAGTGCCCAATCGAGCCCCCGCATCGGGGGTCGGAAAAAGATGATGACTATGAGTTCCTCGGAAATTGGCCATGGCCAACGGGTTGGACCCACGAGACATCAAGTCCAACGGAGCTCTTCGTCCCTTAGCATTGCTGGAAGAATCATTCGTACGCTCTCCATTGGTTCTAACAAGGCTGTACAAGACAGCGAGGCTGAAGGCTCGAGGCTGCCCCGTAAGTTGATCCGCAAGAAGATGTATTCACGCACGGGGTCAGCAATTTCTTTGGTCATTCCTGACGGTAGTGTCCCCCCAGTCCCTCCTTTGCCTCCTGGTGTTGTCTCCGGGCCGTATGCTAGTGAACATGGTCATGGCGACGGAAGTGCACTTGGCCATGGGGACAGTGTTCTCGGTCATGGAGAGAGTGTCCAAGGACATGGTCAGTATGCGAGTGGGTTTGGAAGTTCGAGTGTACTTGGGCACGGCGATCCCTCTGCTATTTCACCTGCTCCTACCCGAAATTCCTTTGCGACCACCCAATCGGCCCCGACAACCATGAGCGGATCACGAAAGCTCAGGAAGCGTCAACCTAGCAAATCGAGGCATTCCGAAGTATTTGGACGGACTTTGGCGAGCATTGACCTGAACAACGATGGTGCCGCCCGATAT CCTCCAAGGATAACAACTCAGTTTGCCCAGATGCCATTGATGGGCGACGAAAATGTGTTGACAGCTAGTGTGTGTGGTACGACCGATGATGGTCACCTAATGATACCAA TCCGCCCGGGTCTACCTCGCCGAACCTCTTCCCAACGTCGCTGGACCATCGCCGATATGGACGATGAAGAGTTCCTTCGTCAGCTTGAGGCCAAACTTAGCGGAGTAGGCGGCCGTTTGCGGCAGAGTCGTATGCTTGAGGACTTTGCCATGGGTGTTGATGGAGACATGATTGATCTTGGTCCTGAAGACGAGCAACGCTCCCACTCCGATGATAGCCTGGCTGAGCGGGAATGGGCCCGCGCACGTCGTGCAATGATGTGTGTCCGCGAAATCGTACGCACCGAGAAGAGCTATATGCGTCACTTGAATGGGTTTATTAATAGCGAG GATGGTGCTGGAATGTCGCCCATTCTGGCAGAGCACCTCCCACGATTGATCGAGACATCGCGTATGTTCTGTGCTCGCCTTGAAGAGGATCCCTCGGCGAAGGGCGTGAGCAATGCGTTCTTGGATGTCGAGGAGGTTCTGGATGCCACCTTCGTACAATGGTCGGGTGTTGTGGGCGAAGTCATCTCTTCTACGCAACAACGGACGGACAGTCAAGCCACAAGCGAAGATGGTCACACAAGCAGTGCTGGCGTCGGGAGCGGGTCGTCATGGATTCGCCGAAGGTCCGCAACTGCGAGCTCGGCGATTCAGCCGGCGTTCCTAAGTATGACTCCAGTGAACGGAGGCAATAGCAAGAATAAAAAATCTGCCCGTGGGACCAAGTCCAAGAAGATGACGGAGCAGGATGTGGTGATTATGCCTACCCAGCGAGCGATCAGATATGTACTCATGTATCGAG AATTATTGCTTCACACCCCTGTGACTTC